A portion of the Phacochoerus africanus isolate WHEZ1 chromosome 5, ROS_Pafr_v1, whole genome shotgun sequence genome contains these proteins:
- the UBFD1 gene encoding ubiquitin domain-containing protein UBFD1 isoform X1, translating into MAAAGAPDGMEEPGMDTEAETVAPEAPARPLNCVEAEAAAGAAAEDSCAAPGSLQPAPAQPPGDSAAQASVSNGEDAGGGAGRELVDLKIIWNKTKHDVKFPLDSTGSELKQKIHSITGLPPAMQKVMYKGLVPEDKTLREIKVTSGAKIMVVGSTINDVLAVNTPKDAAQQDAKAEENKKEPLCRQKQHRKVLDKGKPEDVMPSVKGAQERLPNVPLSGMYNKSGGKVRLTFKLEQDQLWIGTKERTEKLPMGSIKNVVSEPIEGHEDYHMMVPCLSLDSQSTLAKGGCAFSFLEEPQYRQEPSVTITNPYIHHQEMTVVKTFVTRFQSFIK; encoded by the exons ATGGCGGCGGCCGGAGCCCCGGATG GCATGGAGGAGCCTGGCATGGATACCGAAGCCGAGACCGTGGCGCCCGAGGCGCCCGCACGGCCCCTCAACTGCGTAGAGGCCGAAgccgcggcgggggcggcggccgAGGACTCTTGCGCTGCTCCAGGCAGCCTGCAGCCGGCCCCGGCCCAGCCCCCTGGGGACTCTGCGGCCCAGGCCTCGGTCAGCAACGGCGAGGACGCGGGCGGCGGCGCGGGCAGGGAGCTGGTGGACCTGAAGATCATCTGGAACAAGACTAAACACGACGTGAAGTTCCCCCTGGACAGCACAGGCTCCGAGCTAAAACAGAAGATTCATTCGATTACAG GTCTCCCGCCTGCCATGCAGAAAGTCATGTATAAGGGACTTGTCCCTGAGGATAAGACGTTGAGAGAAATCAAAGTGACCAGCGGGGCCAAGATCATGGTGGTCGGCTCCACGATAAATGATGTTTTAGCAGTCAACACGCCCAAAGATGCTGCCCAGCAGGACGCAAAAGCCGAAGAGAACAAGAAGGAGCCTCTCTGCAGGCAGAAA CAACACAGGAAAGTGTTGGATAAAGGAAAACCCGAAGATGTGATGCCTTCTGTTAAGGGTGCCCAG GAGCGCCTGCCAAATGTGCCCTTATCCGGTATGTACAACAAGTCCGGAGGGAAAGTGAGACTCACCTTTAAGCTAGAACAAGACCAGCTGTGGATCGGCACTAAAG AGCGGACTGAGAAGTTGCCCATGGGCTCCATCAAGAATGTGGTCAGCGAGCCTATCGAAGGACACGAAGACTATCACATGATG GTGCCGTGTCTCTCGCTAGATTCGCAGTCGACCTTAGCAAAGGGTGgctgtgctttttcatttttagaggaaCCTCAATATAGACAAGAGCCGAGCGTTACCATAACAAACCCATATATCCATCACCAGGAGATGACTGTTGTAAAAACCTTTGTAACTCGTTTTCAGTCtttcattaaataa
- the UBFD1 gene encoding ubiquitin domain-containing protein UBFD1 isoform X3 encodes MAAAGAPDGMEEPGMDTEAETVAPEAPARPLNCVEAEAAAGAAAEDSCAAPGSLQPAPAQPPGDSAAQASVSNGEDAGGGAGRELVDLKIIWNKTKHDVKFPLDSTGSELKQKIHSITGLPPAMQKVMYKGLVPEDKTLREIKVTSGAKIMVVGSTINDVLAVNTPKDAAQQDAKAEENKKEPLCRQKQHRKVLDKGKPEDVMPSVKGAQERLPNVPLSGMYNKSGGKVRLTFKLEQDQLWIGTKERTEKLPMGSIKNVVSEPIEGHEDYHMMDRTFGGLLHMCAQQSQELRNKSPRAA; translated from the exons ATGGCGGCGGCCGGAGCCCCGGATG GCATGGAGGAGCCTGGCATGGATACCGAAGCCGAGACCGTGGCGCCCGAGGCGCCCGCACGGCCCCTCAACTGCGTAGAGGCCGAAgccgcggcgggggcggcggccgAGGACTCTTGCGCTGCTCCAGGCAGCCTGCAGCCGGCCCCGGCCCAGCCCCCTGGGGACTCTGCGGCCCAGGCCTCGGTCAGCAACGGCGAGGACGCGGGCGGCGGCGCGGGCAGGGAGCTGGTGGACCTGAAGATCATCTGGAACAAGACTAAACACGACGTGAAGTTCCCCCTGGACAGCACAGGCTCCGAGCTAAAACAGAAGATTCATTCGATTACAG GTCTCCCGCCTGCCATGCAGAAAGTCATGTATAAGGGACTTGTCCCTGAGGATAAGACGTTGAGAGAAATCAAAGTGACCAGCGGGGCCAAGATCATGGTGGTCGGCTCCACGATAAATGATGTTTTAGCAGTCAACACGCCCAAAGATGCTGCCCAGCAGGACGCAAAAGCCGAAGAGAACAAGAAGGAGCCTCTCTGCAGGCAGAAA CAACACAGGAAAGTGTTGGATAAAGGAAAACCCGAAGATGTGATGCCTTCTGTTAAGGGTGCCCAG GAGCGCCTGCCAAATGTGCCCTTATCCGGTATGTACAACAAGTCCGGAGGGAAAGTGAGACTCACCTTTAAGCTAGAACAAGACCAGCTGTGGATCGGCACTAAAG AGCGGACTGAGAAGTTGCCCATGGGCTCCATCAAGAATGTGGTCAGCGAGCCTATCGAAGGACACGAAGACTATCACATGATG GACAGAACTTTTGGCGGCCTTCTCCACATGTGTGCCCAGCAGAGCCAGGAGCTCCGGAACAAGAGCCCCCGAGCAGCTTAG
- the EARS2 gene encoding probable glutamate--tRNA ligase, mitochondrial isoform X2, translating to MCAIPPHMAVLVKRLLQPGRHLAALGRPLGRREASLSSDPGAAVRVRFAPSPTGFLHLGGLRTALYNYIFAKKHGGSFILRLEDTDQTRLVPGAAENIEAMLEWAGIPPDESPRRGGPAGPYLQSQRLALYAQATKALLKSGAAYPCFCSPQRLELLKREALRNHQTPRYDNRCRTLSQAQVAQKLAKEPTPAIRFRLEGEAPAFQDLVYGWNRHEVASVEGDPVILKSDGFPTYHLACVVDDHHMGVSHVLRGSEWLVSTSKHLLLYQALGWQPPRFAHLPLLLNKDGSKLSKRQGDIFLEHFAASGFLPDALLDIITNCGSGFAENQMGRTLPELITQFDLTRITCHSALLDLEKLPEFNRLHLRRLVSNETERRQLVGKLQALVEEAFGSQLQDRHVLDPAYVERIVLLRQGHISRLQDLVSPVHSYLWTRPAVGRAQLGAISEKVEVIAKRVLGKDPL from the exons ATGTGTGCGATTCCACCCCACATGGCGGTGCTCGTGAAGAGGCTGCTGCAGCCCGGGAGGCACCTGGCGGCCTTGGGCCGCCCCTTGGGACGGCGCGAGGCCAGCCTGAGCAGCGATCCCGGGGCTGCGGTGCGAGTGCGATTCGCCCCCAGCCCCACAG GCTTCTTGCACCTGGGCGGCCTCCGCACTGCCCTATATAACTACATCTTTGCCAAGAAGCACGGAGGGAGCTTCATCCTGAGGCTGGAAGACACGGATCAGACCCGCCTTGTGCCCGGGGCAGCAGAGAATATCGAGGCCATGCTGGAATGGGCAG GGATCCCCCCTGATGAGAGCCCCCGCCGGGGAGGTCCTGCTGGGCCCTACCTGCAATCTCAGCGGCTCGCACTGTATGCCCAGGCCACCAAAGCTCTGCTGAAGAGTGGCGCTGCCTACCCGTGTTTCTGCTCACCCCAGCGGCTGGAGCTGCTGAAGAGGGAGGCCCTGAGGAACCATCAGACGCCCCG GTATGACAACCGGTGCCGGACTCTGAGCCAGGCCCAGGTGGCCCAGAAGCTGGCCAAGGAGCCCACGCCCGCCATCCGCTTCCGCCTGGAGGGGGAGGCGCCAGCCTTCCAGGACTTGGTTTATGGCTGGAATCGGCACGAAGTGGCCAGCGTGGAGGGGGACCCGGTCATCCTGAAGAGCGATGGCTTCCCCACGTACCACCTGGCCTGCGTGGTGGACGACCATCACATGGGCGTCAGCCACGTGCTGCGGGGCTCCGAGTGGCTGGTCTCCACCTCCAAGCACCTGCTCCTctaccaggccctgggctggcagCCCCCACGCTTTGCCCACCTGCCCCTGCTCCTCAACAAGGATGGCAGCAAGCTGTCCAAGAGGCAAGGGGACATCTTCCTGGAGCATTTCGCCGCCTCTGGCTTCCTGCCCGATGCCCTGCTCGACATCATCACCAACTGCGGCTCAGGGTTTGCAG AGAACCAGATGGGCAGGACCTTGCCGGAGCTGATCACACAGTTCGACCTGACCCGGATCACCTGCCACTCAGCCCTGCTGGACCTGGAGAAGCTCCCAGAATTCAACAG GCTGCACCTCCGTCGGCTGGTGAGCAACGAGACCGAGAGACGCCAGCTGGTGGGGAAGCTGCAGGCCCTTGTGGAGGAGGCGTTTGGGAGCCAGCTACAAGACAGACATGTCCTGGACCCAGCCTACGTGGAGAGGATCGTACTGCTGAGACAG ggtcACATTAGCCGCCTGCAGGATTTGGTCTCCCCAGTGCACTCCTACCTGTGGACCCGGCCTGCTGTGGGTCGAGCGCAGCTGGGTGCCATCTCGGAGAAGGTGGAAGTCATTGCCAAGCGTGTGCTGGG
- the LOC125127379 gene encoding cytochrome c-like: protein MGDVGKGKRIFVQKGAQSHNVEKGGEHKTGPNLHRLFGQKTGQTPGHTYTDANKNKGIMWGEVTLMEHLENPKKYIHGTKMIFAGIKKKGEEDPVMAHLKKATNE from the exons atgggtgaCGTTGGGAAGGGCAAGAGGATTTTTGTTCAGAAGGGTGCCCAGAGCCACAATGTAGAAAAGGGAGGCGAGCACAAGACTGGCCCAAACCTCCACCGTCTGTTTGGGCAGAAGACAGGTCAGACTCCTGGACACACTTACACAGATGCCAACAAGAACAAAGGCATCATGTGGGGAGAGGTGACGCTGATGGAGCACTTGGAGAATCCCAAGAAGTACATCCATGGAACGAAAATGATCTTTGCTGGCATtaagaagaagggagaagaagatcccgtcatggctca TCTCAAAAAAGCTACTAATGAGTAA